The Lolium rigidum isolate FL_2022 chromosome 1, APGP_CSIRO_Lrig_0.1, whole genome shotgun sequence region cttttatgtgagttttgctgtactagttcatccttgtgtttgcctcaaacaaccttgctagcctaaaccttgtatcgagagggaatacttctcatgcatccaaatacttgagccaacactatgccatttgtgtccaccatacctacctactacatggtatttctccgccattccaaagtaaattgcttgagtgctacctttaaacaattcaaaatttattacctcttatttgtgtcaatgttttatagctcatgaggaagtatgtggtgtttatctttcaatcttgttgggcaactttcaccaatggactagtggcttcatccgcttatccaataattttgcaaaaagagctggcaatgggattcccgagtcccaaattaacaaactaaaaatagacactcctccatggtatgtgattgttggacggcaccgaaggattcggttagccatggcttgtgtaagcaaaggttgggaggagtgtcatcataataaaactaaaataaaaaggcactccttcatggtatgagattgttggcaggcacccgaggattcggttagccatggtttgtgaaagaaaggttggaaggagtgccatctaaaaataaaataaaatgggagccgctctttgaaggtttgtctggcaagggggttagagtacccgctaccattcgttgacaacaacatacacctctcaaaactttacttttatgctctctttatgttttcaaaataaaagctctagcacaaatatagcaatcgatgcttttcctctatggaggaccaatcttttacttttattgttgagtcagttcacctatctctctccacctcaagaagcaaacacttgtgtgaactgtgcattgattcttacatatttgcatattgcatttgttatattgctttgcattgacaatatccatgagatatatatgttacaagttgaaagcaaccgctgaaacttaatcttcttttgtgttgcttcaatacctttactttgaattattgctttatgagttaactcttatgcaagacttattgatgcttgtcttgaagtgctattcatgaaaagtctttgctttatgattcacttgtttactcatgtcattaccattgttttgatcgctgcattcactacatatgtttacaaatagtatgatcaagtttatgatggcatgtcactccagaaattatctttgttatcgttttacctgctcgggacgagcagaactaagcttggggatgctgatacgtctccgacgtatcgataatttcttgtgttccatgccacattattgatgttatctacatgttatatgcacactttatgtcatattcgtgcattttacggaactaacctattaacaagatgccgaagtgccggttcccgttttctgctgtttttggtttcagaaatcctagtaacgaaatattctcggaatcggacgaaatcgacgccaaagttcctattttcatcggaagcatccagaacacccgggaaggaccagagggggggccacagggccaccaaaccctaggctggcgcggccagaggggggcgcgccgccctatggtgtggccccccgtcagccctctgcgccgcctcttcgcctataagaagcccccggatcagaaaacccgagaccaattgacgaaactccggaaaagttgccgtggcgccgccgccatcgcgaaactccaattcgggggacggaactctgttccggcaccctgccggagcggggaagtgccccggaaggcttctccatcgacaccgctgccatctccatcgccaccgctgccatctccaccgccatcttcatcaccgctgctgctcccatgaggagggagtagttctccatcgaggctcggggctgtaccggtagctatgtggttaatctctctccatgtacttcaatacaatgatctcatgagctaccctacatgattgagattcatctgatgtttgtatcactactatctatgtgctactctagtgatttgttattaaagtagtttattcctcctgcatgtgtgcaaaggtgacgatgcgtgcaccgtgttagtacttggtttatgctatgatcatgatctcttgtagattatggagttaactattgctatgataatattgatgtgatctattcctcctacatatgcatgaaggtgacgagtgtgcatgctatgctagtacttggtttagtagcgttgatctatcttacactaaaggttacttaaacatgagcattattgtggagcttgttaactccggcattgagggttcgtgtaatcctacgcaatgtgttcatcatccaacaaaagtgtagagtatgcatttatctattctgttatgtgatcaatgttgagagtgtccactagtgaaagtgtaatccctaggccttgttcctaaatactgctgagttactactgcttgtttactactgctgcgttactactgctgcaacaccaccaccatcaactacacgccaagcacttttccgcaccgttgctactgctcatacttatttataccacctgtatttcactatctcttcgccgaactagtgcacctatttggtgtgttggggacacaagagacttcttgctttgtggttgcagggttgcatgagagggatatctttgacctcttcctccctgagttcgataaaccttgggtatccacttaagggaaacttgctgctgttctacaaacctctcctcttggaggcccaacactgtctacaggaaaggagggggaacgtagacatcacctatcatgatcaagatcatctatttgtaatgctacatgttgtgtttgttgggatccgatgaatatggaatactatgtcaagttgattatcaatctatcatatatgttatttatgttcttgcatgctctccgttgctagtagaggctcggccaagttgatacttgtaactccaagagggagtatttatgctcgatagtgggttcatgcctcaatTGAATGCgagacggtgatgagaaagttctaaggttgtggatgtgatgttgccactagggataaaacatcaatgctttgtctaaggatatttatgttgattacattacgcaccatacttaatgcaattgtctcgttgtttgcaacttaatacttggaaggggtgtggatgctaactctgaaggtggactttttaggcatagatgcatgcttggatagcggtctatgtactttgtcgtaatgccactgattaaatctcatagtagtcatcgtgatatgtatgtgcattattatgccctctctatttgtcaattgcccaactgtaatttgttcacccaacatgctatttatcttatgggagagacaccactagtgaagctgtggacccggtccattcttttacatctgaaatacaatctatcgcaaactcgttctttactgttcttcgcaaacaaacatcattttccacaccatacgtttaatcctttgtttacagcaagccggtgagattgacaacctcactgttaagttggggaaaagtattgtgattgtgttgtgcaggttccacgttggcgccggaatccctggtgttgcgccgcactacactccgtcaccaacaaccttcacgtgttccttgactcctactggttcgataagttggtttcatactgagggaaaactcgctgctgtacgcatcacaccttcctcttggggttcccaacagacgtgtgtcttacacgccagcaGAGCGCAACCCACATGCAAAGCAGTTATATGTCTCGGCCATGTCGCCTCCAACATCATCTCCCCgagattttttttcgataaagggaatatatttgtatcaaaagatatcaattacacccgacctctgcaACAACACCCCATCCCAGTggaagtacggatgcacacagccaaaaaagagtatagaaaactaagaaataaaagtcccgctacagcattctagacctagcaacagcaatacaaccaccaccgtgacaacacctgaaatacagactctccaaaagagatgcctccaagaagggaacaatgcaccaGCGTCGTCGTTGCCCGACCAAatgtcttaggttttcaccctgaagatagttcccactctcaaaacaatgcctctaacatggtcattgccagacacaaccagttaaggccagaccttgggttttcaccctaagaggtaagactctgaacttcacatgtgctgccgtcCCCATATGCATACCACTGATGtggagcccggaacaccaagcgaaTCCCTCAacatcacggagactcgaacctcatttagccagtccaccaatccggccttcatgatattccttcttctgacttcaccatgggccAAAAATTCACCTTAtatcaacacagaatagagcttcgcgccgctccctccggaaccaaacggtcggaataaaaatatgggtgcgcgcgaccgaataccacccgatccagcaaactccacgcAAAAGATGCACTGCTCCATTCATCGGCGGAGCTTTCCGAAACTCATCTCTCTAGCCAGATCaaggcaaactgacctccggtagatcttcatcttcgcttgaaagaaacccgaggaccgccaccaaaaacaaagcaagaccaacaacccccacgccgccagtccctcctgccggatcaccagggaagaggacGACGGCGcagatcatgcgtaccaccgccgaaccgtcaccgggggaggaggccgccaccgctccaccgaatcctccatggctaccgaaggagagcatcaggccccggccaagtagtcgtgtcgcccggcttcctccaccggcgcttcatcacctcccatggaacgccaccaCGGAAACCCTCTCCCcccccctcgtcgttcgacggaTGGGGCGCCGCCATCGCCACCGAGGCCGGGGCCAGGGCTGTGGCCGGGGCCGGAGCCGGGGCCGAGGCCGGGGCCGGAGCCGGGGccgaggccggggccggggctagggacgaggccggcagcagcggcggctgtggGGCAGCGGTCGGGGGGGCGGCTGCACGGGGCGGGTGGATTCTCCGCCGCCACCCGGgaggggcgggagaggaggaggtaggGTTAGACCCCGGCGGCGGATGAAAGAGTTGTGAATTGATGGTTTGCTAGTTATGTGATTTTCTAATCTCCCCTAGATGCAAAAGCTTAGACCCTTGAGCTAGCCACAAAGAAAGCAAGAGCCCTTCAAGGCTTCAACTACAGGTGCTTCACTTCTACTCTGACTATctggtttatttattttttgtggaAAAATCCACTGATCTATATTACAAGTAATAATTATCATCAGCAGTACAAAGAACCTCTTTGACAACCGCTAGTAACGACATCACTGTTGCGCCGGGACACTGGTTGATCATGATTCATGCCACACTCGTTTCAAGAATTTGCGCGAACATCATGTTTCAGGCCAACATGTTTGCACATCTCCACAGAAGTTCCAATGTGAAAGCCCATCATCAAACTATACTAGCAACTAAGATTCAGTCATGCCACACTCGTTGCAAGAATTTACGTGAGCAGCACCTTTCAGGTCAACAAGTTTGCACATCTCCACGGAAGCTCCAATGTGAAAGCCCACTATCAAGCTAGACTAGCAACTAAGATTCATTCCAGGAACTTAATAGTCAGATGTGTAATTTCAGAGATGCCCAGGAAggaacatacttgcttgtatcttGCTTGTGTGAATCCTTTCACGCTCTTCCCTGTTAAGTATGCCTAAGTTAAAAAAGAAAATTGACGTGACAAACTTTTAGTCAAGTGATGTCATCCCATAATTTGTAGTGTGAACCATATTTTCTGTTAGAGCTTACTTTCTATTTAAAATTTTAAGTTATAGTTCAATTTGCAATAGGAAAAATCACGACTGTAACTCGGCTTGCAACTGAGAAATTCTAGGTGCAACCCATTTGCAACAGAAAAAATTCGAGTTGCAGACCTTATTTATGGATGAAAATCTTTCGCCCCATCTCGATGGGGTTGCCCCCCTCGACGGGCTCAATCGGGCATTTATTTCCTTAATCCCAAAGAAGGATGAGGTGCTCACTGCCGACGGCTTTCGCCGCATCTCACTCCAGAATTGTGTAATGAAAATTGTCACTCGGATCCTCACAAcaagactccaacacttcatagagCGCCTCATCTCCTTTGAGCAGTCTGGGTTTGTCAAAGGGCGGAATATTGTTGACAACTTCCTCTACGCAGCCGACGTGGTCCAGAGCTGTCAGGTCCGAAGTTCTCCGGCAGTGGTGCTCAAGCTCGACTTTAATCCGGCATTTGACTCTGTCAACTGGGAGGCTTTAGACGCCATTTTGGATGCTCGTGGACTCGGGCCCCTCTTTCGGTCCTGGATTTCTTCTATTCTTAACACCGGACGGACTGCTGTGCTGCTCAATGGTGTTCCTGGGCGATGGATTACATGCAAGAATGGGTTACGCCAAGGAGATCCGTTGTCCCCCTACCTGTACTTGGCCGTCGCTGACTTGCTCCCCAGCCTCATCGCCATGGAAGGGGGCGGTGTCCGTCTATTGCACCCCCTTGTCGACGATCTCCCATGCCCCGTGATCCAGTATGCCGATGATACCTTGCTGATTTTGAGAGCTGAACACTCCCAGGTCCGTCGCCTCCGTGAGATTCTGGACCTCTTCTCGCACGCCACCGGTCTCCACATCAATTTTCACAAGAGCACGTTTGTACCCGTTGGCGGCGTCTCGGCTGAACTGGCTCGGAACTAGCGGGCATCCTCGGCTGCCCCGTCTCGTCCTTCCCCCGGACATACCTTGGTCCGCCGCTCTCGGACCGCAAGCTCCCTGCCGCCGCACCGGAATTTTTATCTGTTAAGATCTCCAAACGCATTCCAGGTTGGCGGACATCCCTGCTTCCCATCGGTGGGCGTCTCACTCTCACTACTGCGGTGTTGTCTGCTCTCCCGTCGTTTGCCATGTCTGTTCTGCCGATCCCTAAAGGGACGCTCGCGAAGATGGACAGGCCCCGAAGATCGATGTTCTGGAAAGCAAAAGAGAAATGTTCCGGTGGCGATTGCCGGGTCGCCCGGGACTATGTGTGCCGGCTGAGATCCGAAGGCGGGCTTGGAGTTGTTGACCTTGGACTTCAAAATAAGTGCCTCCTCGCTGAAAGCGGTCCATGGGCTATTCTCGGGGCGGGACTCTCCGTGGACCAGATGGATAAAGCGCGGTTATCTTGGTGAACACCCTCAGGCGGCCACCCCCGCTTGGAAATGCTTCCAATCGCTTATCCCACTGTACCGCTCCATTACGAGAGTCGAGCCCCGCGACGGGCACTCCACGTCGCTCTGGCATGACGCTTGGACCCAGCTCGGGCCCCCTGTCGGCGGCTCTCCCCGCAGCTTTCTCGCACTGTCTCCGCCCCCTCGCCACCGTCGCCGATGCCCTTGAAAGCGGAACCGTGGAGATCCCGCTCGCTCACCGGGTGTCTGCGGCAGCCTCCGGGGAGATGGAGTTTGTACATGCTTGCCTCTCTCGGATCTCCCTCGCGGCGTCACCGGACGTCCGTTTCGTCGCCCTCGGCCCATCTGTCGACTTCTCCACAGGGTGTGTCTACCAAGCTCTTCACGCCTCCGGTTGTGTCGTCCCGGGCCAGGACGTCAACTGGAACTGCTTCGCGCCCCTCAAGGTGAAAGTGTTCTTCCGGATCATGCGCCTCCGGAAAACAAGGACGCGTGCGCTCGCTGCATCGTCTCGGGTGTGTGCCCTCCACGGATTGCCCCTTCGCCCCGGCCAGCCCGAAGACATCTCGCACCTGTTCGTTGGCTGCCCCCGCCTCCGCCCCTTGTGGAATATCATCTCTCCCTCGGGCGCCCCCGGGCCGATGATGACGTGTTGGGCCTCCTCGATGCTCTCTCTGAAGACTTGCCCCCCATGCACCCGAAAGCGCGTAACACCGCCATCCTTGCCTTGCTGTGGTCCATCTGGAAATCCCGGAATAGAATGGTCTTCGACGCGGATCTTATGTCTACCCTGCGCGTGCTGGATATGGTAGCCGACCACCTCCGCATGTGGATCGTCCGCGCCCCTCCCAGTGTCGACACGAGCCCCCTGCTAGCTTGGTGTGGATCTATCTCTTAGCCCCTTAAACACTTGTACCCCTCCTCTAGCTGCTCCCCTTCGTGTTGAGCGCGGTATGCCGCCTCCCCGACCCAGGATTGTTGGCTTACGCCCCCCTGGCTTCGCACCCTTTGTAACCCCCGTTAATTAATGAAAACTGAGTTCAGGTGGGCGATCGCCCCCCGTtgattcttcaaaaaaaaaatggatgAAAATCTTAATTGCTACTTCACTTCTAACTAATGAAGCGTACGAATCGCGATACAAATCAGTTGGTTGTAAACTAGATTGAGCATTTGAGTTATTTTCCAGCTAGCTGAGAATTAGTAAATTCGTAAAAAAATATGTTCAATAAAAGAGCGAAAACATGTAGTCACCACTTCTCTGTCTCTttgctttttttcgataaagtctGTCTCTTTGCTTGTGTCGAAGTATACAAATTTCATCGCAGTGCCGCAGTATTTAATTATTTATGTGTACTAGTATAGTAATCACTGTCTACTTGGTGTTTTGGACGCAGCTTAGTTGTCCAATAATCAGCAGGAGCtcaaaccaatgatgaattagCAGGCACCGGGCGCAAAGCCGACGGTCTTCTTGCCGAGGTCGAAGAGCACGGCGTGGGTCTTCTGCTGCGTGTTCCCGATGATGCCGACGCTGGTGTCGTCGCCGTTGGACGCAAACGCCAGGCACACCTGCGCCGGCGTGACCGCGAACATGATCCCCGACGCGTCCACGTCGAGGATCGCGCCGCCCTGGAACACGAGCGACACCGCCGGCAGCGTCGCCTCGCTGATCCCCGTGAAGTCGTAGCACGTGTCGAGGATCGAGAACGCCGGCGCCTTCTTGTACCCTTTCGCCGCCATGGCCTTGTCGAACGCCGACGACAGCGCGGCGTTGGCGGTCGCCGGGAGCCGCGTGATCACCGTGCCCGAGTCCACAATCGTGCCGCCCGTGGAGAAGACGGTCTCCGGGATGGACAGCTGCTCCCCGCCGACGCGGATGCCCGTGAGGCCAACGAAGTAGAACGTGTTCCCTTTGTCGGTCAGCATGGGCGTCAGCTTCGCGTTGGCCGGGGCCGCGCCGGGGCCGAAGTCAAGATGCCCCGTCGtccccgacgacgacgccggGAGGCAGTACGCGAAGGCGCCGCCGTACTTGCCGGACGCCTGCACCGTCAGCGACGTGCTCCCGCGGCCGAGCCCCATGAGGCCGGCCGCCTTCCCGAACAGGCCGCTGTTCTTCTCCCCGCACCCGAACCGGAACCCCTTGATGGCGTCGTGCGCGATGGTGAGGGTGTCCTGGGCGTAGAAGCCGACGGTAGAGGAGCCGTCGCCGTACTGGAGGCCGTACAGGCAGTGCCCGCCGGAGCAGCCGCTCTGGTCGAGGTCGGCGCAGGCGGGGTCCGCGCAGGAGATGTTGGCGTAGGTGGACGACTTGGCCGGGTCGAAGAGCGGCTGCTTCTGCTTGTAGCACTTGACCACGCAGGGGCGGCACTGCACCCACGTGGTGTCGCTGCCGGTGTCGAACACCACCGTGTACGGCGATGCCGGCGTGCCCAGCCCGATGGTCACCACGTAGTTGCCCGTTCCCAGCGCGCGCCCCGATGACGCCGGCAGCGACGGGGTGGAGGAGGACGTCGAGTGCCCTGCAGGGTTCTTCTTTAGGGCTGCCTGGACAGGTGCAGTGCTCTTCGTCAGTTTGTCTGTCGTTGTCGCGGACGCACGGTGCTGGATCGACTCGACGCGGTTCTGGTCGGCGGCGAGGATCTCGGCGTGGGACGGCGGCTTCCCGTGCGCGTCGGCCAGAGGGGAACACGGACCGTGCCGGTGGACGATCCTCATCCTCGCTGACGTCGCGGCGTTGGGTTTGTGCTCTGTATTTTCAGGGACATGTTCGAGCTAGTGTTAGAAAATTCaggaaaaattcaaaatttacctTTTCTTGCGGAATGCTAGATAAAATTCAGGATGGCAGTTAACTACTTGTTCTAGTAAATGATTTCTTGAATTAGAGTTGTAATAATCGATGAAATCGAGCCATATGTCATTGTCACACTCAGACTTGGTCATGTAGCTAGTGGTCTTGCATTGTCAGCTTGTCACTCTAACTACCTGGTCATGTTCGACCAGACAAAAAAAAAACGGCAGTAATAGACAACACAGGTATGTCTGCTCACTTTCAGCTATTCTTGTGAAGTAAACATATTTTTTTCAAGTTACCTACTTTGAGCTGTGAATGACTTATCTAAAGTTGCACTCCAGTTTTCACCAGCTGCCGCCACATGCTCAGGAACTTTGTAAATTTACTTGCATGGATTTTCTCTCATTTCCTGAGTTTCTTATTCAGCAGTtcttaagagcatgtctaacaggccccgtattttttcgccccttaaaacgcgagtagagggccctgtatccggttttcgccggccaaaaactcgggcgagctagcagaccccgtatcggggtggggatacggggtctgctagctcgcccgagtttttggcccctcaaaacagggttttttgacaaattgcatattagaaccaacacaccattcacataaaataaatgttttacatcacacaataatcatcttaattattacaataatgtttgtcggaaatgtcaacaaatgttctaatggaagaattaaacaaataacaaatgtttcacacatacaacaaataggaaatgaatgttccacacatacaacaatggaaaatgaatgtaaaaactcattggccatgcaactgccaatggtgatcaatcagatcttgggtgagttggtgatgagtctcggcattttcaatgcctcgatgagctgcaagaaaagcttcaagccGATCggggttcctctcgggctgcactcgggtgccaacattgtcatagaaacatggcaagtttaaacctctttcatcttcaatgatcatgttgtgaagaatcacacaacatgtcatgacatcaacaagagtttccttgtcccaaaacctagcaggaccctgacaattgcaaaccttgcttgaaggacaccaaaagctctctcaatatccttgcggcatgcctcttgatttctggtgaagcaagcttcctttcttgtcaaaggcctgtcctttttctcttttatggacttgacaagggttgcatagttagggtaaataccatctcgtgagatagtaccccatggtgtactcattgttcataactttgtagttacaaggtggagcatcacccttaactagtcttgcaaacaaaggggatctattcaagatgttgatgtcgttgagtgtccccggcaatccaaaaaaagcatgccaaatccataagtcttgagaggccacagcttcaagaacaatggtagcatcacggcttttgccacaatacatgccatgccatgcttttggacaatttttccatgtccaatgcatgcaatccaaactaccaagcatccccggccacccctcttttcattgatctccatgagcctttttgtatcatcctcatttggagctcggagatacatctctccatacaacttgatcaccatcttggcaaacatacgcacgcaatccgtggttgtttgcacaccaatgcgaaggtactcatcggtataatctgctggtataccgtaggcaataaccctcatggcggcaGAAATTTTTTggtatgggctaaatcccatgacttgggcagcatttcttttttgcttgaatagtcgcaatttgcctcgcaatctttgacgattttctcgaacaaagtcctacgcattcggtaccgtctacggaagaggcggggaggataggtcggtacctcggcgaaataatcttgcatcagtctgctcgtggccgagcgcgcggttccgcggaatgcacatacgccccatcacggatcctttccgctgatccagcagcttcatgcggtcctccgtttgcttcaatccgaacaggagcagcatcatctccATCTCATCGTCGTTGAGCAGCTCGTCGATATCCGAATCGCCGGAATCCGACGACGACCAATCGGTGGTcgtcgcgtccaaatccgccatgtgcacatcctccgaagccatctaccacggtgtaccatacatcagccccaaatccgaccaatttaccggcggcaacgaagaagaacgcggcggaatactcaccggcggagaagaccacggtgggagggcgggcggcgcgcgcggagggacgcggaacttcggcgggggagcggcggaggtgcggcgggcgtcgaagaacctcgacgaggctgggcggacggcggaggggcaCGGATCTGACggattgcggcggcggcgcgcgggtggcggcggcggcgcgcggggaaaacgggtggggggaaccgaaatgtccgcgcgcgctttGGAATTGGGATGCTGgcttcgcccactatccccgctcccaccccgcacaagtaggggcgaggacccgccccgtactcgaaaac contains the following coding sequences:
- the LOC124683916 gene encoding aspartyl protease family protein At5g10770-like, which gives rise to MAAAVLSSRRRGHGCFVRLVAAAAVVAAFGLGAARAEVGSSGDDRVLLNVESLFPGPSCAAPQEHKPNAATSARMRIVHRHGPCSPLADAHGKPPSHAEILAADQNRVESIQHRASATTTDKLTKSTAPVQAALKKNPAGHSTSSSTPSLPASSGRALGTGNYVVTIGLGTPASPYTVVFDTGSDTTWVQCRPCVVKCYKQKQPLFDPAKSSTYANISCADPACADLDQSGCSGGHCLYGLQYGDGSSTVGFYAQDTLTIAHDAIKGFRFGCGEKNSGLFGKAAGLMGLGRGSTSLTVQASGKYGGAFAYCLPASSSGTTGHLDFGPGAAPANAKLTPMLTDKGNTFYFVGLTGIRVGGEQLSIPETVFSTGGTIVDSGTVITRLPATANAALSSAFDKAMAAKGYKKAPAFSILDTCYDFTGISEATLPAVSLVFQGGAILDVDASGIMFAVTPAQVCLAFASNGDDTSVGIIGNTQQKTHAVLFDLGKKTVGFAPGAC